A region from the Maridesulfovibrio zosterae DSM 11974 genome encodes:
- a CDS encoding response regulator yields the protein MPTRPNYIPTILIIDDEPFNLEFLEIVLKQKGYNTLTATNGRAGRDLAEEKKPDLILLDIMMPGENGFECASVLRLSPETSEIPFIFLTALDDVKNTNKGFDAGAVDFIVKPFDYKDVLHRIRTHLLIAQCDRRMFSGNNLVPVNSQYQKLENINIKAKSSTFRASTESTSAFIYEAAIISETTEGHLLLCITPKDEINKVYSIIKQLLSENTGPLYSPAITMRNIGMQLKKVTQADTIIYGIFSVLNREREILTVVNAGALPLIFFPSSNKPSILIERQSGPLGSLGRGLPPCSTYDMGTGARLFMFNRGMLTNFTTNGEAINTLRKHFELSAEGNIEKNCQDAGKLLQKTGKNLDGIIVAIEG from the coding sequence AAAAAGGTTATAACACCCTTACTGCCACAAATGGCAGAGCCGGTCGCGATCTGGCTGAAGAAAAAAAACCGGACTTGATACTATTAGATATCATGATGCCCGGAGAGAATGGATTTGAGTGTGCCTCAGTACTAAGACTATCCCCTGAGACATCAGAAATTCCATTTATTTTTCTTACAGCGTTAGATGATGTAAAAAATACAAACAAAGGATTTGATGCTGGAGCCGTAGACTTTATTGTAAAGCCATTTGACTATAAGGATGTTCTACATCGCATCAGAACCCATCTGCTTATTGCACAATGTGACCGCAGAATGTTTTCAGGAAACAATCTCGTACCTGTAAATAGCCAGTATCAAAAACTGGAAAATATAAATATTAAGGCAAAGAGTTCTACATTTCGTGCCTCTACAGAGTCAACATCTGCCTTCATATATGAAGCAGCAATCATATCTGAAACAACTGAAGGCCATTTACTGTTATGCATAACGCCTAAAGATGAAATCAATAAAGTTTATTCAATCATAAAACAGCTTCTTTCAGAGAATACAGGGCCACTCTATTCTCCTGCCATAACTATGCGAAATATAGGCATGCAACTTAAAAAAGTTACACAAGCCGACACAATTATATATGGTATCTTCTCAGTCCTTAATCGTGAAAGAGAAATTTTAACTGTTGTAAATGCAGGAGCATTACCCCTCATTTTTTTCCCTTCAAGCAATAAACCATCAATCCTGATCGAAAGACAGAGTGGGCCGCTAGGCTCTTTAGGTCGGGGTCTTCCACCCTGCTCAACTTATGATATGGGTACGGGAGCGCGCCTTTTCATGTTCAACAGAGGAATGCTCACGAATTTTACAACCAATGGAGAAGCAATAAATACATTACGAAAACATTTTGAACTTTCAGCTGAAGGTAATATAGAAAAAAACTGTCAGGACGCAGGAAAATTACTGCAAAAAACAGGAAAGAATCTGGATGGTATTATAGTTGCGATTGAGGGCTAG
- a CDS encoding rhodanese-like domain-containing protein, giving the protein MKMAKNIISIGAICVLMFSLIGCLGSDKFGQEVEKEKGAVKLVREVQRGEYDIITTAELKGLMDKKEDMVIIDTMPYEASYKKEHVPGAKQFLFPIPDMVEWDVKETDGKTKEQFIELLGPDKDKLIVIYCGFVKCTRSHNGAAWAKKLGYTNVKRYPGGIFAWKGANNPVASVK; this is encoded by the coding sequence ATGAAAATGGCTAAGAATATTATTTCCATTGGCGCTATTTGTGTACTCATGTTTTCTTTGATCGGTTGTCTGGGGTCGGATAAATTCGGTCAGGAAGTGGAAAAAGAAAAGGGTGCTGTGAAACTCGTTCGCGAAGTTCAGCGCGGAGAATATGATATTATCACTACTGCAGAGCTTAAGGGATTGATGGATAAGAAAGAGGATATGGTTATTATCGACACTATGCCATATGAAGCAAGCTACAAGAAAGAGCATGTGCCAGGAGCTAAACAGTTTCTGTTTCCTATCCCGGATATGGTTGAGTGGGACGTCAAAGAAACAGACGGTAAAACAAAAGAGCAGTTCATTGAATTGCTTGGTCCTGACAAAGATAAGCTCATTGTTATCTATTGCGGTTTTGTAAAATGTACCCGCAGCCACAACGGAGCAGCATGGGCCAAGAAACTCGGCTATACCAATGTTAAAAGATATCCTGGTGGAATTTTTGCATGGAAAGGAGCCAATAACCCTGTTGCATCTGTGAAGTAG
- a CDS encoding MauE/DoxX family redox-associated membrane protein, with amino-acid sequence MVNKLMSGQAYFIIRVLLSIVFLYSGAGKLMDVHGFAKVIGGYGVLPDQLNLIAAAVLPVIEIVIAVGLFWDIKGALSSYMVLLLVFMGVLAHGINMGLDVDCGCFAPGDPEGEAYHSLREALIRDFFLLGACGYLYFLRKVKGFRSRSVFALVTR; translated from the coding sequence ATGGTCAATAAATTGATGTCCGGGCAAGCCTATTTCATTATCAGGGTGCTTCTCTCCATTGTTTTTTTATATTCTGGAGCGGGTAAGCTTATGGATGTGCATGGCTTTGCTAAAGTTATCGGTGGATACGGGGTGTTGCCTGATCAGTTGAATCTTATTGCGGCAGCAGTTTTGCCTGTAATTGAAATAGTGATTGCTGTCGGACTGTTCTGGGACATTAAAGGGGCGCTTTCATCCTACATGGTTTTGTTACTTGTTTTTATGGGGGTGCTGGCTCACGGAATCAATATGGGCCTTGATGTTGATTGTGGATGTTTTGCTCCGGGAGACCCTGAAGGAGAGGCTTATCACTCTCTCCGGGAGGCATTGATCAGAGATTTTTTTCTGCTCGGTGCATGCGGGTATCTGTATTTTTTGAGAAAGGTTAAGGGGTTTCGTTCCAGATCTGTTTTTGCTCTTGTTACACGTTAA
- a CDS encoding DEAD/DEAH box helicase: MTNSKDDQPADNMQNSVHAEPDKVVEPEESMPELAKKDLPQSILNALESTGWDNLTPVQSKSLPYQLHNQDLMVQAKTGSGKTGAFVMPLLEKLDPNINYTQALILVPTRELARQVEREAEKIFEGSGLRVLSVYGGVGYGHQREMLEQGAHLVVGTPGRILDHLLRRTFDLEDLETLIFDEADRMLSIGFYPDMREVKSYLPRRPISTYMFSATFPEHVLRLSKEFMYKPQLLSLSSKQVHVTEIEHAYYEVPSMGKERQLMRILEIENPTSAIIFCNTKANVEFVSAVLNNFGFNAADLTSDLSQSKRERVLAQLRSGDIRFLVATDIAARGIDVPDLSHVIMYEPPEDKESYIHRAGRTGRAGSSGIAISLVDVIQKLELQRIGIAYKIEFEHRALPDDAKVIETINERLTNILESRYRSKTILERERISRYRGLVNQLSQDDEQCTLVGMLLDELYQKSLHARAEQPPAPKPKPAPRNRNSGTRNKPYRGKPKSGGSQGKRGGSSNKNRR, encoded by the coding sequence ATGACCAATTCAAAAGATGACCAACCTGCCGACAATATGCAAAACAGCGTTCATGCCGAACCGGATAAAGTGGTTGAACCAGAAGAATCCATGCCGGAACTCGCAAAAAAAGACCTCCCACAATCAATACTGAACGCCCTTGAGAGTACAGGATGGGACAACCTCACCCCGGTACAGTCAAAATCACTTCCATATCAGTTACATAATCAAGACCTCATGGTACAGGCCAAAACCGGAAGCGGAAAAACAGGTGCCTTTGTCATGCCTCTTCTGGAAAAACTAGACCCCAACATAAACTATACTCAGGCCCTTATTCTGGTACCTACACGCGAACTGGCCAGACAGGTTGAACGGGAAGCTGAAAAAATTTTTGAAGGATCAGGACTCCGGGTACTTTCTGTTTATGGTGGAGTCGGCTACGGACATCAGCGTGAAATGCTTGAACAAGGGGCACATCTGGTTGTAGGAACACCTGGTAGAATTCTAGATCATCTGCTTAGACGAACCTTCGACCTTGAAGATCTAGAAACTCTCATTTTTGATGAAGCCGACCGAATGCTCTCCATCGGTTTTTACCCGGATATGCGTGAAGTCAAATCATACTTACCTCGCCGACCTATTTCCACTTACATGTTCTCGGCAACATTTCCTGAACACGTTCTTCGCCTGTCCAAAGAATTCATGTACAAACCGCAACTCCTCAGCCTGAGCAGTAAGCAGGTACATGTTACTGAGATTGAACATGCATATTACGAAGTCCCATCCATGGGTAAAGAACGTCAGCTCATGAGAATTCTGGAAATTGAAAATCCCACTTCAGCAATAATTTTCTGTAATACCAAAGCCAACGTTGAATTTGTATCAGCAGTGCTGAACAACTTCGGCTTCAATGCCGCAGACCTTACATCCGATCTGTCGCAATCAAAACGAGAGAGAGTTCTGGCGCAGCTACGCAGTGGAGATATCCGTTTTCTGGTAGCTACCGATATTGCTGCACGCGGTATTGACGTTCCAGATCTCTCCCACGTTATAATGTATGAGCCGCCGGAAGATAAAGAATCATATATTCATCGAGCAGGACGCACAGGACGCGCAGGATCATCAGGTATAGCAATCTCACTTGTTGATGTTATTCAAAAGCTTGAGCTTCAACGAATTGGAATAGCTTATAAGATAGAGTTTGAACACAGAGCATTGCCTGATGATGCAAAAGTCATTGAAACCATTAACGAACGCCTTACAAATATTCTTGAAAGCCGCTACCGTTCCAAAACAATTCTCGAAAGGGAACGTATCAGCCGTTATAGGGGTTTGGTCAATCAGCTTTCACAGGATGATGAACAATGTACTCTTGTGGGTATGCTCTTAGATGAACTCTACCAGAAATCACTCCATGCCCGCGCAGAGCAACCACCGGCTCCAAAACCTAAACCGGCGCCAAGGAACAGAAACTCCGGCACAAGAAACAAGCCTTACCGGGGAAAACCGAAAAGCGGGGGATCTCAGGGCAAACGGGGAGGCTCTTCCAATAAAAACCGAAGATAG
- a CDS encoding M48 family metallopeptidase: MAGFPPPYCVRVSARAKNVIIKLIPDQGIEVVLPKGIDQSEVPGFLERRREWIEEGIKKLEEKGLSLSPPDLILPDVIYFSATGEEYTIRRVRNHKSGLRLRKNVDRLLISGKDWTDENELSVLRAFVRNQAKVFLVKELQKISHDLNLPFNKVFIRSQRKRWGSCSVKGNINLNLKLMFLPYQLVHYVLVHELCHTVHLNHSAKYWRLVKMVEPDVERLEKELSGAGKLVPAWINF; this comes from the coding sequence ATGGCAGGCTTTCCTCCTCCGTATTGCGTGCGGGTAAGTGCAAGGGCAAAAAATGTTATTATCAAGCTTATTCCTGATCAGGGGATTGAAGTTGTGCTGCCCAAGGGAATAGATCAAAGCGAAGTTCCTGGATTTTTGGAGAGAAGACGGGAGTGGATTGAAGAAGGCATTAAAAAACTTGAAGAAAAGGGGCTTTCTCTGTCTCCGCCTGACCTGATCTTGCCCGATGTAATCTATTTTTCAGCTACAGGTGAAGAGTATACGATTCGAAGAGTCCGGAATCATAAATCAGGACTTCGCTTACGCAAAAATGTAGACAGGCTCTTGATAAGTGGGAAGGACTGGACTGATGAAAATGAACTATCTGTTTTGAGAGCATTTGTGCGTAATCAGGCGAAAGTTTTTTTAGTTAAAGAACTGCAAAAGATTTCTCATGATCTTAATTTACCGTTTAATAAGGTCTTTATCCGTTCGCAACGCAAGCGTTGGGGAAGCTGCTCTGTAAAAGGGAATATCAACCTGAATTTAAAACTTATGTTCCTTCCCTACCAATTGGTTCATTATGTTTTGGTTCATGAACTCTGCCATACTGTACATCTTAACCATTCAGCTAAATATTGGCGACTGGTGAAAATGGTTGAGCCTGATGTTGAGAGATTGGAAAAAGAATTAAGCGGAGCTGGGAAATTGGTTCCTGCGTGGATTAATTTTTAG
- a CDS encoding MFS transporter, producing the protein MTTKNLTSRKMYIFLLILTIATSISFQGWRTLLNNFAVQVAGLDGGQFGAVGSIREIPGFLSLFVIYVLMVINEHKLAAISVAVMGVGIAITGFMPSFAGIAFTTIIMSFGFHYYETLNQSLTLQYFGYSEAPIVMGRLRSLGAAANIAVGVVILAISGIFEYKELFMGAGIVAILAGIYCFFQDPSSTDIPIQHKKMIFRSKYWLFYALSFMAGARRQIFVAFAVFLLVKKFDYSIQTIAALFIANNVINYFLNPIIAKSVNKYGERKVLTLEYASLVLIFISYAYTDSPIVAGFLYILDNIFFNFSMAVKTFFQKIADPKDIAPSMAVSFTINHIAAVFVPVIGGIAWMQDYRIVFLGAAVLSMFSLFMSQFVDRELKLKGKS; encoded by the coding sequence GTGACCACAAAGAATCTGACATCTCGAAAGATGTATATTTTTCTGCTCATTCTGACCATAGCCACATCTATCAGCTTTCAAGGCTGGCGCACACTGCTTAACAACTTTGCAGTACAAGTAGCAGGACTGGATGGAGGACAGTTTGGAGCTGTAGGCTCTATCAGAGAAATCCCCGGATTCCTCTCTTTATTTGTCATATATGTGCTTATGGTTATCAATGAGCATAAACTTGCTGCCATTTCTGTTGCTGTGATGGGTGTAGGTATAGCAATAACCGGATTCATGCCTTCATTTGCAGGAATTGCATTTACAACAATAATTATGTCCTTTGGATTTCACTATTACGAGACATTAAATCAGTCATTAACTTTACAATACTTCGGATATTCTGAGGCCCCTATTGTTATGGGCAGACTACGCAGTCTAGGGGCGGCAGCCAATATTGCAGTAGGAGTCGTTATATTAGCAATCTCTGGCATATTTGAATATAAAGAGCTTTTTATGGGAGCCGGGATAGTCGCAATTCTTGCAGGGATATATTGTTTCTTTCAAGACCCATCTTCAACAGATATCCCCATACAGCATAAAAAAATGATTTTCCGCTCCAAGTACTGGCTGTTTTATGCCTTGAGTTTCATGGCTGGGGCACGCAGACAGATATTTGTAGCCTTTGCCGTATTTCTGCTGGTTAAAAAATTTGATTACTCAATTCAGACCATCGCAGCCCTTTTCATTGCCAACAATGTTATCAACTATTTTCTAAACCCAATCATTGCCAAATCGGTAAATAAATATGGCGAACGAAAAGTTTTAACCCTTGAATACGCAAGTCTTGTATTAATATTTATCTCTTATGCTTATACAGACAGTCCGATTGTTGCAGGTTTTCTTTATATTCTTGATAATATTTTTTTCAATTTCTCTATGGCAGTCAAAACATTTTTTCAGAAAATAGCCGACCCGAAAGACATCGCCCCCAGTATGGCTGTCAGTTTCACAATCAACCATATTGCTGCTGTATTTGTTCCTGTAATCGGAGGTATCGCCTGGATGCAGGATTATAGAATAGTGTTTTTGGGTGCTGCAGTGTTATCAATGTTTTCACTTTTCATGAGCCAGTTTGTCGATAGGGAACTAAAACTAAAAGGCAAATCATAA
- a CDS encoding STAS domain-containing protein, which translates to MDIKNKKINDVNIVGVKGRLDAITSTNFEEAVCVLINSGENKIVFDLSELEYISSAGLRAILCSAKRLKAIDGQIAFANINGMISEVFEISGFGSMFNIYSSALVAADKLSEQS; encoded by the coding sequence GTGGATATAAAAAATAAAAAGATCAATGACGTAAATATCGTCGGGGTTAAAGGTCGGCTTGATGCTATAACATCAACTAATTTTGAAGAGGCAGTGTGTGTTCTCATTAACTCCGGGGAAAATAAAATTGTTTTCGACCTAAGCGAGCTGGAGTATATTTCAAGTGCAGGACTTCGGGCGATTTTATGTTCAGCCAAAAGATTGAAAGCAATTGATGGACAAATTGCATTTGCAAATATCAACGGAATGATAAGTGAAGTTTTTGAAATTTCAGGTTTTGGATCTATGTTCAACATATACAGTTCTGCACTTGTAGCTGCGGACAAATTATCAGAACAGAGCTAA
- a CDS encoding DsbA family protein — protein sequence MKSLFLPLILVFCIFLVPSVSYSASFSKSEIKNEIRKTLKEEPQLIFEALKGHEEELYDLIQIGLEKKNKAKIRDRRLKQLTNPKLARKYPKRPIWGSANSKISIIAFSDFQSATCSKADKTIIELLKKHPEINYRFRHNPLGIHKMSRPAAMYYEAAAIQNHEQAKTLNHLILKNRLKIKKNGTKELDKLAIAANLNIKKLHQDLNLPEIAKKVDQDIAEAKQLGFTASPVYLVNGVTVTGARTLEEFEEVLEMINSQTP from the coding sequence ATGAAGAGTCTATTCTTGCCACTTATTTTAGTCTTCTGCATTTTCCTGGTCCCATCTGTTTCGTATTCAGCCTCCTTCTCTAAATCAGAAATTAAAAATGAAATTCGCAAGACTCTCAAGGAAGAACCTCAGCTAATTTTTGAAGCACTGAAAGGGCACGAAGAAGAGCTTTATGATTTAATTCAGATCGGACTTGAGAAGAAAAATAAAGCAAAAATCAGGGATAGACGTCTTAAACAGCTTACAAATCCTAAACTGGCCAGGAAATATCCAAAACGGCCAATATGGGGAAGTGCAAATTCTAAAATATCCATTATTGCTTTTTCTGATTTTCAAAGCGCAACATGCAGCAAAGCTGATAAAACAATAATAGAATTGCTTAAAAAGCATCCGGAAATAAACTACAGGTTCAGGCACAATCCGCTTGGCATTCACAAAATGTCACGTCCTGCAGCAATGTACTATGAAGCCGCAGCAATACAAAATCACGAACAGGCTAAAACACTGAATCACCTGATACTTAAAAATCGTCTTAAAATTAAAAAAAACGGAACTAAAGAACTTGATAAATTAGCCATAGCTGCAAATTTAAACATAAAGAAACTACATCAGGATCTAAATCTACCAGAGATAGCAAAAAAAGTTGATCAAGACATCGCTGAAGCCAAGCAATTAGGCTTTACAGCTTCACCGGTATATCTTGTCAACGGCGTAACAGTTACTGGAGCAAGGACTCTTGAAGAATTTGAAGAAGTTCTTGAAATGATCAATTCACAAACTCCATAA
- a CDS encoding chemotaxis protein CheD codes for MPLSDSEIPRVFLHTGDGYIGVKPTIVSTVLGSCVAVSMFSNRTKQGAICHAFLPYRHEAKAENERSIQICRYVDTAIDHLLSSMLRLGVKKNELEVKLFGGATGLTTAQVRPPSALGIGNRNVKAALDCLAEKGLYPSRMDVGGNVGRKLLFATNSGDIWMKRLEKSMFQNTPVNQNARNK; via the coding sequence ATGCCCCTTAGTGACTCCGAAATCCCACGAGTATTCCTCCATACAGGAGATGGCTATATCGGAGTAAAACCCACCATTGTTTCAACAGTGCTTGGATCATGTGTTGCAGTATCAATGTTTTCCAACCGTACTAAGCAAGGTGCAATATGCCATGCGTTTCTCCCCTATAGACATGAAGCAAAAGCTGAAAATGAGCGTTCAATTCAGATTTGCAGATATGTAGACACAGCCATTGACCATTTGCTAAGCTCTATGTTGCGTCTAGGGGTCAAAAAAAATGAACTTGAAGTTAAATTGTTTGGTGGAGCAACAGGACTGACCACAGCACAGGTCAGGCCACCTTCTGCACTGGGGATTGGAAACAGAAATGTCAAGGCAGCTCTTGACTGCCTGGCAGAAAAAGGGCTGTATCCAAGCAGAATGGATGTTGGCGGAAATGTTGGGCGCAAACTTCTTTTTGCAACCAACAGCGGAGATATCTGGATGAAAAGACTGGAAAAATCTATGTTTCAGAACACTCCCGTCAACCAGAATGCCCGGAATAAATAG
- the budA gene encoding acetolactate decarboxylase codes for MINTKKRSVSILTAILFLFLCSLAQADNTLYQYSTIDSLLIGNYDGELTAVELQKHGDTGLGTFNSLDGEMIFIDGKIFKAKADGKAVEVEQSQRSPFAEAVFFKTDSIIKIDSSKSLENLNEQITKALGSENIFYTIRIDGTFESVRTRSVPAQQKPYRPLVEAVKEQHIFKFSKIEGSLIGIKSPAYVKGIGVSGYHWHFITKDRTAGGHVLDCSFRNLAAKVGNYNNFSLQLPETTSFLDADLTKDKEKELKKVEKNPSKD; via the coding sequence ATGATTAATACAAAAAAAAGATCTGTTTCTATACTGACGGCAATTTTATTTTTATTTCTGTGCAGCCTGGCACAGGCAGACAATACACTCTACCAATATTCAACGATAGACTCACTACTCATTGGTAACTATGACGGCGAGCTTACAGCTGTAGAATTGCAGAAACACGGAGACACAGGACTTGGAACGTTTAACAGTCTTGATGGCGAAATGATCTTTATTGATGGTAAAATTTTTAAAGCAAAAGCAGACGGCAAAGCAGTTGAGGTCGAGCAATCTCAACGCTCCCCTTTTGCTGAAGCTGTTTTCTTTAAAACAGACTCAATAATTAAAATAGACTCTTCGAAATCACTGGAAAATCTAAACGAACAAATTACCAAAGCGCTGGGATCTGAAAATATTTTTTATACCATCCGTATTGATGGTACATTTGAATCAGTACGAACCAGAAGTGTCCCAGCCCAACAAAAACCATACCGCCCTCTAGTTGAAGCTGTAAAAGAACAGCATATATTTAAATTCAGTAAGATTGAAGGATCGCTCATCGGTATCAAAAGCCCGGCTTATGTCAAAGGAATTGGGGTTTCCGGTTATCATTGGCATTTCATAACGAAAGACCGTACTGCCGGCGGACATGTTCTGGACTGCTCATTTCGCAACCTTGCAGCCAAAGTAGGAAATTACAACAATTTTTCACTGCAATTACCTGAAACAACAAGCTTTCTGGACGCAGACCTGACTAAAGACAAAGAAAAAGAATTAAAAAAAGTAGAAAAAAATCCTAGTAAAGATTAA
- a CDS encoding Hpt domain-containing protein, which produces MHKQIVIKVDEDLEEIMPRYLEIRQKELIELEEAVQAENFEQIRMLAHKLKGTGSAYGFDELTRLGTLIEDKATDKDISNVPEFTSEIRFFLSNLEIEYVEMD; this is translated from the coding sequence ATGCACAAACAAATAGTAATCAAAGTAGATGAAGACCTTGAAGAAATCATGCCAAGGTATCTTGAGATCAGACAAAAAGAGCTCATTGAACTAGAAGAAGCTGTTCAGGCTGAAAATTTCGAACAAATCAGAATGCTCGCCCACAAACTTAAAGGGACCGGATCAGCATATGGTTTTGATGAACTCACCCGTCTTGGGACTCTCATTGAAGACAAAGCAACTGACAAGGACATAAGCAATGTTCCTGAATTCACATCAGAAATTCGCTTTTTTCTTAGCAATCTTGAAATTGAATACGTTGAAATGGATTAA